A part of Larkinella insperata genomic DNA contains:
- a CDS encoding WG repeat-containing protein, translating into MFLVIPNDETILTQEIMGYLLEHNYEALKTPEGQSLRERLISTDWRQKEETKWVPEPQPLPIATDVSVHPVAIPLSQSNKVLIALVILFVSVLLWLWKGKLSAIDKSSVSDSTESLSSVGSTAVAGKEVTTQSNAALVQRPHSAFPGAATPVAKEARGTSPASKSEKVLETSSVNKIGENSVAKPYDAVDDRVGDFGLRAARKGSKWGYVDQKDQWHIDPVYDDVTPFQNGKAVVMLDGQQISIDRDGVRIREDE; encoded by the coding sequence TTGTTTTTAGTTATACCAAACGACGAAACGATCCTGACGCAGGAAATCATGGGATACCTGCTGGAGCATAATTACGAAGCTCTCAAAACCCCGGAAGGCCAATCATTGCGGGAACGCCTGATTTCGACGGACTGGCGTCAGAAAGAAGAAACAAAGTGGGTGCCTGAGCCCCAACCACTGCCTATTGCAACCGATGTTTCGGTTCATCCCGTTGCCATTCCATTGAGTCAATCGAACAAAGTTCTGATTGCATTGGTCATTTTGTTTGTAAGTGTGCTGTTGTGGCTCTGGAAAGGAAAGCTTTCCGCAATTGATAAGAGTTCCGTCAGTGATTCCACCGAATCGCTCTCCAGCGTAGGGAGCACGGCCGTTGCAGGTAAAGAAGTAACCACGCAGTCGAACGCAGCCCTTGTTCAGCGGCCACATTCCGCTTTTCCGGGCGCGGCAACTCCGGTTGCAAAAGAAGCTAGGGGCACAAGCCCGGCTTCAAAAAGCGAAAAGGTTTTGGAAACGTCTTCCGTGAATAAAATCGGTGAGAATAGTGTAGCCAAGCCGTATGACGCGGTGGACGACCGGGTTGGCGATTTTGGTTTACGGGCAGCCCGGAAAGGCAGCAAGTGGGGATATGTCGACCAGAAAGATCAGTGGCACATTGACCCGGTCTACGATGATGTGACTCCATTCCAGAACGGAAAAGCCGTTGTCATGCTGGACGGTCAGCAAATCAGCATCGACCGCGACGGCGTGCGCATCCGGGAAGACGAATGA
- a CDS encoding VOC family protein, protein MASAFLGLRTVIYAAPDLVYAKSWYSTILGIKPYFDEPFYVGFSVGGYELGLDPAAKPSDGSTITYWGVPNIEKAWEHLMSHGASLHSGIEEVGEDIKVASVKDPFGNVLGIIENPHFRAE, encoded by the coding sequence ATGGCATCCGCTTTTCTGGGCCTACGAACGGTTATTTATGCGGCACCCGATCTGGTTTACGCAAAAAGCTGGTATTCAACCATCTTGGGTATTAAGCCGTATTTTGATGAGCCATTCTACGTAGGATTTTCAGTGGGTGGTTATGAACTGGGGCTAGACCCGGCGGCAAAACCGTCTGACGGCAGTACCATTACCTACTGGGGCGTTCCGAATATCGAGAAAGCCTGGGAACATCTGATGAGCCACGGGGCCAGCCTCCATTCGGGCATTGAAGAAGTGGGTGAAGACATCAAAGTTGCCAGCGTAAAAGACCCGTTTGGCAATGTTCTGGGTATTATTGAAAACCCGCATTTCAGAGCTGAGTAA
- a CDS encoding PAS domain S-box protein yields the protein MSWSAKTKDELVAEIRRLSKEVNIRNSLEGSPEITHATVFDVSKTVDQLNLIGLTIEKDGTVTFCNQYTFRITAWQPTDVIGQNFFELFIPAAERVQVQRYFDDAIGRDGVFEQKEINLLAKSGAVRSVQLNSFIINNAADVSGVASYTIIGEDVTNKKRVASALSYSNSQLQDLVDNTSDLIQLVTLDGKFMFVNRAWRETLEYSSDEISSLTLRDVLHPDYAESTLMRLQRVRDGEKFPYFETVFQSKRGKTVFVSGSVNCRYDQGKPTAYRCILHNTTSRIRAEKAQKLYYSIANWTLNATDLDELYQNIHDELSNIIDARNFFIALYDQSKSFLYFPYYVDEYFTGMRFTKRRLGNGLTEYAIRANRPLFLYEQDIQQLAATQNLYLYGQVPKAMLCVPLRIGERITGIIGVKAYDKADTYNIRDLELLEFISGQVALAIARKQDEAAINKQTARLNAIFDSSSHLIWSVNKSFQLTSFNRNYSRLIENQLGEVPQLNVTTEKLGWRIIGLENRKLLEEKYRLAFRGLPQTVELHFQTKKGEAWLEVHLNPILLSGGVIEEVSGIARDITARKRTELELRGSEEKFRGIFVNLQDIYCRVDREGRITMISPSVLKRTGYTPEEVLGRPITDFVDKQYIRRALVRLIRNKSLRNFEATFQRKDGTVRQIMLNMLTLNDKNGRVEEVAGLARDITELKRNAQELMKAKDEAERSLKVKERFLANMSHEIRTPMNGVIGMIDLLNDTPLNQEQKDYVQTIKKSSETLLNILNDILDLSKIEAGKMVLHEAPIRFEEVFEKLVSLFGQQATVKGNKLTYNLADDLPKFVIADQTRLLQILSNLTSNAIKFTENGAVTVRATLVGKKGKFNRIKVEVKDSGIGIAKDDLGILFNSFSQVEMSSRKSFGGTGLGLAISKELAALMKGSIGVDSVAGEGSTFWFTIELKETLISPTAQKADQGEVSLQDVFKEHKPYLLLVDDNAVNRKVATEILKKSGCIVDMASSGQEAIDKVTAAMAENGKPYEMIFMDIQMPDMDGVETTSRLRGQFGAQLPPVIAMTAYSMREDRDRFLSQGLDDYIAKPIRAQSLIAKVKETVDARKEFREAAHMRSKQLETLRELEAPMIDTEIIAQLEQVGGRDLVVSIYEDFEIEATTLVQESLDAFAIGDVPTVKSHLHTLKGSAGTIGVARMAQVAREAEAKLKVNDTSSLADDLHLLDKEFKVFIQDYKAALDRLVAEKAG from the coding sequence ATGTCCTGGTCTGCAAAAACAAAAGATGAGCTCGTGGCCGAGATTCGGCGGCTCAGCAAAGAAGTCAATATACGGAACTCCCTGGAGGGCAGTCCCGAAATTACCCACGCGACGGTTTTCGACGTAAGTAAAACCGTTGATCAACTGAATCTCATTGGATTAACGATTGAAAAGGACGGAACAGTAACCTTCTGTAACCAGTATACGTTCCGGATTACGGCCTGGCAACCCACCGACGTGATCGGGCAAAACTTTTTTGAGCTTTTCATTCCCGCAGCCGAGCGCGTCCAGGTGCAACGGTATTTTGACGATGCCATCGGCCGGGATGGGGTGTTTGAGCAGAAAGAAATCAACCTGCTGGCCAAAAGCGGGGCCGTTCGGAGTGTTCAGCTGAACTCGTTTATCATCAACAATGCCGCCGACGTGTCGGGGGTGGCGTCGTATACCATTATTGGGGAAGACGTTACAAATAAGAAGCGGGTAGCGTCGGCACTTTCATATTCCAATTCCCAGTTGCAGGATCTGGTCGACAACACCAGTGACCTGATTCAGCTCGTTACGCTTGACGGCAAATTTATGTTTGTCAACCGGGCGTGGCGCGAGACGCTGGAATACAGCTCCGACGAAATCTCATCGCTGACCCTGAGAGATGTTTTGCATCCTGATTACGCCGAAAGTACGCTCATGCGCCTGCAACGCGTGCGGGACGGTGAGAAATTTCCGTACTTCGAGACGGTATTTCAGAGCAAGCGGGGGAAAACGGTGTTTGTGTCGGGAAGCGTAAACTGCCGGTACGATCAGGGCAAACCCACGGCGTACCGTTGCATTCTGCACAACACCACGAGCCGCATTCGGGCCGAAAAAGCGCAGAAGTTGTATTACAGCATCGCCAACTGGACGCTGAATGCGACCGATCTGGATGAACTCTACCAGAATATTCACGATGAGCTGAGCAACATCATCGACGCCCGCAACTTCTTCATTGCGCTGTACGACCAGAGTAAGAGTTTTCTGTATTTTCCGTATTACGTCGATGAATACTTCACCGGGATGCGGTTTACGAAGCGCAGACTCGGCAACGGCTTGACGGAGTATGCTATTCGGGCCAACCGACCGCTGTTTCTCTACGAGCAGGATATTCAGCAACTGGCGGCAACGCAGAATCTATACCTCTACGGCCAGGTTCCGAAGGCCATGCTGTGCGTACCGCTCCGGATTGGCGAACGGATTACGGGGATTATTGGGGTGAAAGCGTACGATAAAGCCGATACCTACAATATCCGCGACCTGGAGCTGCTTGAGTTTATCTCGGGACAGGTGGCGCTGGCGATTGCCCGGAAGCAGGATGAAGCCGCTATCAACAAACAAACCGCCCGGTTGAACGCCATTTTTGACAGCAGTTCGCACCTGATCTGGTCGGTCAATAAAAGCTTCCAGCTTACGTCGTTTAACCGTAATTACAGCCGGCTGATCGAAAACCAGCTGGGCGAAGTACCGCAGCTAAATGTGACGACCGAGAAACTGGGGTGGCGCATCATCGGGCTCGAAAACCGGAAGTTGCTGGAGGAGAAATACCGGCTGGCGTTTCGGGGGTTGCCGCAAACCGTTGAACTGCACTTTCAAACGAAGAAAGGCGAAGCCTGGCTCGAAGTTCATCTGAACCCGATTTTACTTTCGGGCGGTGTAATTGAAGAGGTGTCGGGAATTGCCCGCGATATTACGGCCCGCAAACGCACGGAGCTGGAGCTTCGCGGCAGTGAAGAGAAATTCCGGGGCATTTTTGTCAACCTCCAGGATATTTATTGCCGCGTCGACCGCGAAGGACGGATTACCATGATCAGTCCGTCGGTGCTGAAACGGACGGGGTATACGCCGGAAGAAGTGCTGGGCCGACCCATTACGGATTTTGTCGATAAGCAGTACATCCGGCGGGCGCTGGTTCGGCTGATCCGGAATAAAAGCCTGCGCAATTTTGAAGCTACCTTTCAACGGAAGGACGGGACGGTTCGGCAGATCATGCTCAACATGTTGACGCTGAACGACAAGAATGGCCGGGTGGAAGAAGTGGCCGGGCTGGCCCGCGACATCACCGAACTGAAGCGCAATGCGCAGGAACTGATGAAAGCCAAAGACGAAGCGGAGCGGTCGCTGAAGGTGAAAGAGCGTTTTCTGGCCAACATGAGTCACGAAATCCGGACGCCCATGAACGGGGTAATCGGGATGATCGATCTGCTGAACGACACCCCTCTCAATCAGGAGCAGAAAGATTACGTGCAAACAATTAAAAAATCGTCGGAAACGCTGCTGAACATTCTGAACGATATCCTGGATTTGTCGAAAATCGAAGCCGGGAAAATGGTACTGCACGAAGCGCCCATCCGGTTTGAGGAAGTTTTCGAAAAACTCGTTTCGCTGTTCGGGCAGCAAGCAACCGTCAAGGGCAATAAGCTGACCTATAACCTGGCCGACGACCTGCCGAAATTCGTTATCGCCGACCAGACGCGGCTGTTGCAGATTCTATCCAACCTAACGTCCAACGCCATTAAGTTTACCGAAAACGGAGCCGTCACCGTACGGGCCACGCTGGTCGGGAAAAAAGGCAAGTTCAACCGGATTAAGGTGGAAGTGAAAGATTCCGGGATCGGTATTGCCAAAGATGACCTGGGAATCCTGTTCAATTCCTTCAGCCAGGTGGAAATGTCGTCGCGAAAGTCGTTCGGGGGCACGGGGCTGGGGCTGGCTATTTCCAAGGAACTGGCGGCTTTGATGAAAGGCAGCATTGGGGTTGATTCGGTAGCGGGAGAAGGCAGTACGTTCTGGTTTACCATCGAACTGAAAGAAACCCTGATCAGTCCGACGGCGCAGAAAGCCGATCAGGGCGAAGTGTCGTTGCAGGATGTGTTTAAAGAGCACAAACCGTATCTGCTGCTGGTTGACGACAATGCCGTCAATCGGAAAGTGGCCACCGAAATCCTGAAGAAATCGGGCTGTATCGTCGACATGGCATCGAGCGGGCAGGAAGCGATCGACAAGGTAACGGCGGCCATGGCCGAAAACGGGAAGCCGTACGAAATGATTTTCATGGATATTCAGATGCCGGACATGGATGGGGTAGAAACCACCAGTCGGCTGCGGGGCCAGTTCGGGGCTCAGCTACCGCCGGTGATTGCCATGACGGCCTATTCGATGCGCGAAGACCGGGATCGTTTTCTGAGTCAGGGCCTCGACGATTACATTGCCAAACCCATCCGGGCGCAAAGTCTGATTGCCAAGGTAAAAGAGACCGTTGATGCCCGCAAAGAGTTCAGGGAGGCCGCCCACATGCGTTCCAAGCAACTGGAAACCCTGCGGGAACTGGAAGCACCCATGATTGATACCGAGATCATTGCGCAACTGGAGCAAGTAGGGGGGCGGGACCTGGTGGTGTCGATCTACGAAGACTTTGAAATAGAAGCTACCACGCTTGTGCAGGAATCCCTGGATGCGTTTGCTATTGGCGACGTACCAACCGTCAAAAGCCATCTGCACACCCTGAAGGGGAGCGCCGGTACGATCGGCGTAGCCCGAATGGCGCAGGTCGCCCGCGAAGCTGAAGCCAAGCTGAAGGTAAACGATACGAGTTCGCTGGCCGATGATTTGCATCTGCTGGACAAAGAGTTTAAGGTTTTTATTCAGGATTACAAAGCCGCGCTGGATCGGTTAGTCGCCGAAAAAGCCGGGTAA
- the lysM gene encoding peptidoglycan-binding protein LysM — MGLLSFFKGVGEKVFGKEHEAPAAEPAKAAEVEPLKASALLNHVKQLGLSYKKLTVKTAGDTVVLEGEVATQEDAEKLALAVGNVEGVHQVDNRLVVDTPEPEGQFHTVEEGDTLSAISKKVYGDPMKYGIIFEANKPMLKSPDLIYPGQVLRIPRL; from the coding sequence ATGGGACTGCTCAGTTTTTTCAAGGGTGTAGGAGAAAAAGTATTCGGCAAAGAACACGAGGCTCCGGCTGCCGAACCAGCCAAAGCGGCCGAAGTAGAGCCGTTGAAAGCCAGCGCACTGCTCAATCACGTAAAGCAGCTTGGCCTGTCTTATAAGAAATTAACCGTCAAAACGGCGGGCGACACCGTCGTTCTGGAAGGTGAAGTGGCTACCCAGGAAGATGCCGAGAAATTGGCCCTGGCTGTTGGTAACGTTGAAGGGGTGCATCAGGTCGATAACCGTCTGGTGGTTGACACACCGGAACCCGAAGGCCAGTTTCATACCGTCGAAGAAGGAGATACATTATCGGCCATCTCCAAGAAAGTCTACGGCGACCCAATGAAGTACGGTATTATTTTTGAAGCCAACAAACCGATGCTGAAAAGCCCCGATCTGATTTATCCGGGTCAAGTGCTGCGAATTCCGCGGTTGTAA
- a CDS encoding outer membrane beta-barrel protein gives MKFFGVVWIVLLMATTAQAQGTIALGVRGGGTFMHGFTTIPARTLAPGLEIPKIRNENNGIGTGYLGGVWVRKTFSRFFLQAEVSYSKLALKQKANIDRIDVAAASEFGVTIPNIPVGTLFANLNTTSDPVLNSVNIPVYIGKQGQEGKWRIYGGPTFLFTQKSEAARTASGQVGPNPSFPVSISDKVDLTDPEQAGILQVKNFNFGVELGAGLTLLKRLEVDLRYGLPVGGVFNDSGITGYIGYATIAVGYRLFDF, from the coding sequence ATGAAATTCTTTGGCGTTGTGTGGATTGTGTTGCTGATGGCCACAACGGCCCAGGCGCAGGGTACTATTGCACTGGGAGTCAGGGGGGGCGGAACCTTCATGCACGGCTTTACAACCATTCCGGCCCGAACATTAGCACCGGGTTTGGAGATCCCCAAAATTCGAAACGAGAACAACGGAATCGGAACCGGCTACCTCGGAGGAGTATGGGTTCGGAAGACATTCAGCCGTTTTTTTCTGCAGGCTGAGGTGAGTTATTCCAAACTGGCCCTGAAGCAAAAGGCCAACATTGATCGCATTGACGTAGCTGCTGCTTCGGAGTTTGGCGTGACCATTCCAAATATTCCAGTTGGCACCTTGTTTGCAAACCTGAATACGACATCCGACCCCGTTCTCAATTCGGTTAACATCCCTGTTTATATTGGGAAGCAAGGGCAGGAAGGGAAATGGCGAATCTACGGCGGTCCAACGTTTCTGTTTACCCAGAAATCGGAGGCAGCGCGGACGGCTTCCGGTCAGGTGGGACCAAACCCGAGTTTCCCCGTTTCCATATCCGACAAAGTGGATCTGACCGACCCAGAGCAGGCCGGTATTCTGCAAGTGAAAAATTTCAATTTCGGCGTTGAACTGGGTGCCGGACTTACGCTGCTCAAACGGCTGGAAGTTGACCTCCGGTATGGCCTGCCCGTCGGCGGAGTCTTCAACGACAGCGGCATTACGGGCTATATTGGCTATGCAACGATTGCCGTAGGATACCGCCTGTTTGATTTTTAA
- a CDS encoding tetratricopeptide repeat protein codes for MSEPLASHPIQWLWALLIAAVSFALYANTFNHGLALDDIAAITQNLFVQKGIEGIPDLLKTEFWHFSNISLGYYRPLALITFALEKEFFNADPHISHIINGILYGLTGFFLVILLQKWMPGRTVLTTLIALLFVTHPLHTEVVANIKSRDEMLSFLFLTLVMLTYWKFLETKEKGWIAFSAFWMYLTYLSKESSLVGLGLIVIMQYTFAKRTFWQSLISIWPYLIVTALFFWQKKAMIGTLSGNPPVDWANYPYALENTKFLTTFKFFAQYLRLLIFPLHLSYDYSYNVIPSGKLGDWETLLGLFTFGGLVWLAWKGFWQRSLWGFGLTWMFITMTPGLGFVLFRGGILAERFLYAPILGFAVAVIAGLDLLLSKRLDLADNKPVLKRYGILIGLCLVVGSLFSFRTVVRNKDWKDNFTLFTSGLDYASNSCQVNRHVANEWINKCAEEKDPKKKRYYFNKVIYHLQRSTEIYPGFGEAFFSIAYSYQKLIPNRDSAVYYYKQAIRASSNYAPAYNNLGVIYQNERRYHLASYFYNMSMMVNPAYQDGRNNWEGLRKQLGIDVKILPDSLKNEAVLSVAPTPTTVPNLRFPVQ; via the coding sequence GTGTCGGAACCTCTGGCATCGCATCCGATTCAGTGGCTCTGGGCCTTGCTCATTGCGGCTGTATCCTTTGCATTGTATGCCAACACGTTCAACCACGGTCTGGCACTCGACGACATTGCCGCCATCACGCAAAATCTGTTTGTTCAGAAGGGGATTGAGGGTATTCCGGATTTGCTTAAAACCGAATTCTGGCATTTCAGTAATATTTCACTGGGCTACTACCGGCCGCTGGCTCTCATCACGTTTGCCTTGGAAAAAGAGTTTTTCAATGCCGACCCGCACATCAGCCACATCATTAACGGGATCCTGTATGGATTAACGGGTTTCTTTTTGGTGATTTTGTTACAGAAGTGGATGCCCGGGCGGACGGTTTTAACGACACTCATTGCCCTGTTATTTGTGACGCACCCGCTGCACACGGAGGTCGTGGCCAACATCAAAAGCCGGGACGAAATGCTCAGCTTCCTGTTTCTCACGCTGGTGATGCTGACTTACTGGAAATTCCTGGAAACAAAAGAAAAAGGCTGGATTGCGTTTTCAGCTTTCTGGATGTACCTCACGTACTTGTCCAAAGAATCGTCGCTAGTTGGGTTGGGACTAATCGTTATCATGCAGTATACCTTCGCCAAACGCACATTCTGGCAGTCGCTGATCAGCATCTGGCCGTATCTGATCGTGACGGCGCTGTTTTTCTGGCAGAAGAAAGCGATGATTGGCACCTTGAGCGGGAATCCGCCGGTCGATTGGGCCAATTACCCTTATGCCCTGGAAAACACGAAGTTCCTGACCACCTTCAAGTTTTTCGCTCAGTACCTGCGTCTGTTGATTTTCCCGCTGCATTTATCCTATGACTATTCCTATAACGTCATTCCGTCCGGGAAACTGGGTGATTGGGAAACCCTGCTGGGGCTGTTTACCTTCGGCGGACTGGTCTGGCTGGCCTGGAAGGGATTCTGGCAACGGTCGCTCTGGGGCTTCGGGCTAACCTGGATGTTTATCACCATGACGCCGGGTCTGGGTTTTGTCCTGTTTCGGGGCGGCATTCTGGCCGAACGGTTTTTATATGCCCCAATCCTGGGCTTTGCCGTAGCCGTCATTGCCGGGCTCGATCTTTTGCTGTCCAAACGGCTGGATTTGGCTGACAACAAGCCGGTTTTAAAGCGATACGGTATTTTGATTGGCTTGTGCCTGGTCGTTGGTAGTTTGTTCAGCTTTCGAACGGTGGTGCGTAACAAAGACTGGAAGGATAATTTTACCCTCTTCACCAGCGGTCTGGATTATGCATCCAATAGTTGTCAGGTAAACCGGCACGTGGCCAACGAGTGGATCAATAAATGCGCGGAGGAGAAAGATCCCAAAAAGAAACGGTATTACTTCAACAAGGTCATTTACCACCTGCAACGGTCGACGGAGATTTATCCTGGCTTCGGGGAAGCGTTCTTTTCGATTGCTTACTCGTATCAGAAGCTGATTCCCAACCGGGATTCGGCGGTATATTATTACAAACAGGCCATTCGCGCGTCGTCAAACTACGCACCGGCTTACAACAACCTCGGCGTAATTTACCAGAACGAACGGCGCTACCACCTGGCGTCCTACTTCTACAACATGTCGATGATGGTGAACCCGGCTTACCAGGATGGGCGCAACAACTGGGAGGGTTTACGAAAACAGCTCGGAATTGACGTGAAAATCCTACCGGACAGCCTGAAAAACGAAGCCGTTTTGTCGGTTGCACCAACGCCAACGACGGTACCAAACCTGCGCTTTCCGGTTCAATAA
- a CDS encoding RidA family protein codes for MSERQLISSGTPWEPVVGYSRAVRVGNLIEISGTTAMDGDRLIGQNNIYEQTCFILQKVSRVLEEAGASLQDVVRTRMYVIDISQWQEAGRAHGEVFKEIRPATSMVEVNALIHPDLLIEIEVTAVVN; via the coding sequence ATGTCAGAACGTCAGCTTATTTCGTCGGGCACGCCCTGGGAGCCCGTTGTCGGCTACAGCCGTGCTGTTCGGGTTGGAAATCTGATCGAGATCTCGGGCACTACCGCTATGGACGGGGACCGTTTAATAGGTCAGAACAACATTTATGAGCAAACCTGTTTTATTCTACAAAAGGTTAGTCGGGTGCTTGAGGAGGCCGGTGCCTCCTTGCAGGATGTAGTACGTACAAGGATGTACGTTATCGATATTTCGCAATGGCAGGAAGCCGGTCGGGCGCATGGCGAAGTATTTAAAGAAATACGCCCGGCTACGTCCATGGTGGAGGTCAATGCGTTAATTCATCCTGATTTATTGATCGAAATTGAAGTGACGGCGGTAGTAAATTGA
- a CDS encoding winged helix-turn-helix transcriptional regulator produces MPELEETGKENIPIELTIKKAVEVICGKWRLVIVHLLRDKTLRYGEIKRLMPGISEKVLVHELKQLVELGMVEKQSYGEVPPRVEYRLNEKGRTVLPVIDLLGQVGKVFI; encoded by the coding sequence ATGCCAGAACTGGAAGAAACGGGTAAAGAAAATATCCCTATTGAGTTAACGATTAAAAAAGCAGTAGAAGTTATTTGCGGGAAGTGGAGACTAGTAATTGTCCATCTGTTACGTGATAAAACGCTCCGGTACGGGGAAATCAAACGGTTGATGCCCGGTATAAGCGAAAAAGTTCTGGTTCACGAATTGAAACAATTGGTAGAATTGGGAATGGTTGAAAAGCAATCATACGGCGAAGTGCCGCCCCGCGTCGAATACCGGCTCAACGAGAAAGGCCGTACGGTTTTGCCGGTTATTGATCTTCTCGGTCAGGTAGGAAAAGTGTTTATTTAA
- a CDS encoding PKD domain-containing protein, whose amino-acid sequence MKVLLALILISLCCFGCEPFDLDQKNFPICEKPEGGIGYTVSNLEVTFYLENPKGDIGAVGWDLGDGRNRSGNQFTVIYQKAGTYKVSMILANQCDDRYTATQLVTVSN is encoded by the coding sequence ATGAAAGTCTTACTTGCGCTGATTCTGATTAGCCTGTGTTGTTTTGGCTGTGAACCGTTTGATCTGGATCAGAAAAACTTTCCAATCTGCGAAAAACCGGAGGGGGGTATTGGCTACACGGTTTCTAACCTGGAAGTTACGTTTTACCTGGAAAATCCGAAAGGCGACATCGGCGCCGTTGGCTGGGATCTGGGCGATGGTCGCAACCGTTCCGGGAATCAATTCACGGTGATTTACCAAAAAGCCGGCACCTACAAGGTTTCCATGATTCTGGCCAATCAGTGCGACGATCGGTATACGGCCACCCAACTGGTTACCGTCTCCAACTAG
- the rny gene encoding ribonuclease Y: protein MNKIDFWVMLLSDIVSIAVGIYIGRKLLSRLFTQREKDAEARSAEIIKNAELTADNIKKDRILEAREKYLKLKAEFEEDTNRKKNILITNENKLKQREQQLQQQAEQYKRREAELDQQKAKLDQQMESVGKRREEAERMRQQQVEALEKIANLTADQAREQLVDALKAEADSRASSYIKSVVEEAKLTATKEAKKVVIETIQRTATEHAIENCVSVFNIESDDIKGKVIGREGRNIRALEAATGVEIIVDDTPEAIIISGFDPVRREIARLSLHRLVQDGRIHPARIEEIVAKTRKNIEDEIVEIGERTVIDLGIHGLHPELIKMVGRMRFRSSYGQNLLQHSREVAKLCATMAAELGLNAKLAKRAGLLHDIGKVWPEEAELPHAVLGMELAKKYKEHPEVCNAIGAHHDEIEMTSLISPIVQVCDAVSGSRPGARREMMESYIKRLKELEELAMSFQGVLKCYAIQAGRELRVMVDAENVTDEKANTLSFDISQKIEKEMQYPGQIKITVIREMRSVAYAK, encoded by the coding sequence ATGAATAAAATCGATTTCTGGGTAATGCTCCTGTCGGACATTGTTTCGATAGCAGTGGGCATTTACATTGGCCGGAAGCTACTGAGCCGCCTATTTACCCAGCGTGAAAAAGACGCCGAAGCTCGGTCGGCGGAGATTATCAAAAACGCCGAATTGACGGCTGACAATATCAAGAAAGACCGCATTCTGGAAGCTCGTGAAAAGTACCTTAAACTGAAAGCCGAATTTGAGGAAGACACCAACCGAAAGAAAAACATCCTGATTACCAACGAGAATAAGCTTAAGCAACGCGAACAACAACTCCAGCAGCAAGCTGAACAATATAAACGCCGGGAAGCCGAACTGGATCAGCAGAAAGCCAAGCTCGATCAGCAGATGGAATCCGTTGGCAAACGCCGGGAAGAAGCCGAGCGGATGCGCCAGCAGCAGGTAGAAGCACTGGAAAAAATTGCCAACCTCACCGCCGACCAGGCCCGCGAACAACTCGTGGACGCCCTGAAAGCCGAAGCCGATTCGCGGGCGTCGTCCTACATCAAAAGCGTGGTTGAAGAAGCCAAGCTGACGGCGACCAAGGAAGCCAAAAAAGTGGTAATCGAAACCATTCAGCGGACGGCGACCGAACACGCGATCGAGAACTGCGTATCGGTTTTCAACATTGAAAGCGACGATATCAAGGGTAAAGTGATTGGCCGCGAAGGCCGGAACATCCGGGCGCTGGAAGCCGCTACGGGGGTTGAAATCATTGTGGATGACACACCGGAAGCCATTATCATTTCCGGCTTTGATCCCGTCCGGCGCGAAATTGCCCGTCTGTCGCTGCACCGGCTCGTGCAGGATGGCCGGATTCACCCCGCCCGGATTGAGGAAATTGTGGCCAAAACCCGCAAGAACATCGAAGACGAAATTGTGGAAATTGGCGAACGGACGGTTATCGACCTGGGAATTCACGGTTTGCACCCCGAATTGATCAAAATGGTCGGCCGGATGCGCTTCCGGTCGAGCTATGGTCAGAACCTGCTGCAACACTCCCGCGAGGTTGCCAAGCTCTGCGCTACAATGGCCGCCGAACTGGGACTGAACGCTAAACTGGCTAAACGCGCCGGACTGCTGCACGACATCGGGAAAGTCTGGCCGGAGGAAGCCGAACTGCCGCACGCGGTTCTGGGCATGGAGCTGGCCAAGAAATACAAAGAACACCCCGAAGTGTGCAACGCCATTGGGGCTCACCACGACGAAATCGAAATGACCAGCCTGATCTCCCCCATCGTCCAGGTCTGTGATGCGGTTTCGGGCTCACGGCCGGGTGCCCGTCGGGAGATGATGGAATCCTACATCAAACGCCTGAAGGAACTTGAAGAACTGGCGATGAGCTTCCAGGGCGTTCTCAAATGCTACGCCATACAGGCCGGTCGTGAACTGCGCGTGATGGTGGATGCCGAAAACGTGACCGACGAAAAAGCCAATACGCTCTCGTTTGATATTTCGCAGAAAATCGAAAAAGAAATGCAGTATCCGGGGCAGATCAAAATTACGGTGATCCGGGAGATGCGTTCGGTAGCATACGCGAAGTAA